A single genomic interval of Daucus carota subsp. sativus chromosome 1, DH1 v3.0, whole genome shotgun sequence harbors:
- the LOC108198662 gene encoding protein SHI RELATED SEQUENCE 7, whose protein sequence is MKRCEECGNQAKKDCTYMRCRSCCRNRGFECQTHVKSTWVPVSTRRPRPLLHPLISTCTSATAHHHPFQNPKRLRHHHASSSSHHPLGTSSHNIYSLRLIQLKSVRRPLPPNVYTIGRDGGSGTQYMYLLCDVILGYEGGDFPAEVSIPATFRCVRVSCDENAVDEYAYQTSVNIQGHVFKGILYDQGPAAQETSTSSFQHPNLFTTTSTYPFNVGTQFFPYPKS, encoded by the exons ATGAAGAGGTGCGAAGAATGTGGAAATCAGGCAAAAAAAGATTGTACATACATGAGATGCAGGAGTTGCTGTAGAAACCGAGGTTTCGAGTGCCAGACTCATGTGAAGAGCACTTGGGTCCCTGTCTCCACAAGGCGTCCAAGGCCACTGCTTCATCCCCTCATCTCCACTTGTACTAGTGCTACTGCTCACCACCACCCTTTTCAAAACCCTAAAAGACTTAGACACCATCAtgcttcttcttcatctcatcATCCTCTAGGTACATCTTCCcataacatatactccctccgtctcattcaATTAAAATCCGTGCGGCGTCCCCTTCCCCCCAATGTGTATACTATTggtcgggacggagggagtggcacaca ATATATGTACTTGTTGTGTGATGTGATTTTAGGGTATGAAGGGGGAGATTTTCCAGCTGAGGTGAGTATTCCGGCAACTTTTCGATGCGTTCGAGTGAGCTGTGATGAGAATGCAGTGGATGAGTATGCATACCAGACATCAGTGAACATTCAAGGCCATGTCTTCAAAGGCATTCTCTATGACCAAGGCCCAGCTGCTCAGGAGACCTCCACTTCATCATTTCAACACCCTAATCTCTTCACTACTACTTCTACTTATCCATTTAATGTTGGTACACAATTCTTCCCCTACCCAAAATCTTAG